In one window of Serinus canaria isolate serCan28SL12 chromosome 18, serCan2020, whole genome shotgun sequence DNA:
- the LOC127060250 gene encoding uncharacterized protein LOC127060250, translated as MVLVVMVVMVVVLMVMIVVVLVVVIVVVLLMVVVMVVVVVVVMVMMMVVMVLMVMMVLVVMVVVVMVVMVMMVLVMMVMVVMVVVIVGFTFSEPERSREKNDQNNSYLIGCSCVLPIKMQYGDCLPKAMVVVSLGQMCVQTVGQQSHNILSS; from the coding sequence ATGGTgctggtggtgatggtggtgatggtggtggtgctgaTGGTGATGATAGTGGTGGTGCTGGTAGTGGTGATAGTGGTGGTGCTGCtgatggtggtggtgatggtggtggtggtggtggtggtgatggtgatgatgatggtaGTGATGGTGctgatggtgatgatggtgctggtggtgatggtggtggtggtgatggtggtgatggtgatgatggtgctggtgatgatggtgatggtggtgatggtggtggtgatTGTGggattcacattttctgaacctgagagaagcagagaaaagaatgatcaaaacaattcttatctcattggctgctcctgtgttttgccaattaaaatgcaatatggagattgtttacccaaagcGATGGTGGTTGTTTCCCTTGGCCAAATGTGTGTGCAGACTGTCGGTCAGCAGAGTCACAACATTCTGAGCAGTTGA